Sequence from the Corallococcus sp. EGB genome:
CGCTCGAGGATGACGCCCTGAACCTCGAGCTGGTGGAGAGCCAGCGGGAGTGGTTCGTCGGGGCGCTTCGCAACCTCGGCAAGGTGTGGGGCGACATGACGCCCGAGAACCAGGGGCGCCTGCTGCGCGCGCTCGTCGCCAAGGTCAGCGTCGACGAGGGGACCGGGATGTGCCGCGTCGAGCTGGTGAACTTCGATGTCGCCGCGAGCGCGAAGGAGGCCGCATGACCGACGCCCAGAGCACGGGGAACTCCGCGAGGAAGAACACGGACGCCGAGGGCGACGAGTTCCACGTCATCGAGAAGCCGCTCTTCCGCCGCAAGGGCCGGAGCGTCACGCTCGCCGCGACGCCACCGCCCGCGAAGCCCGAGCCCGTGCGCCGGCCGGCCAAGGTCGCCCAGCAGCTTGCCCTCGCGCACCACCTGCAGGCCGCCATCGACCGGGGCGCCGTCGCCGACCGGGCCGACGTGGCCCGGAAGCTGGGGCTCACGCGGGCGCGGGTGACCCAGCTCCTCGACCTCTTGCTTCTGGCGCCTGATCTCCACGACGCCGTGCTCGCCCTCGAAGCCGTGGACGGCGCAGAGCCGATGGCCGAGCGTACCCTCCGGGCGGTGGCCCACGCGGGGACGTGGGCCGAGCAGCGGGCGGCGTGGGCGAAGCTGAGCGGCGCCTCACGCGGGTAACTCCTCACGATTTCAGGCGCGCTCGGCTTGCCATGACAGGCCGCGTCACACTCTTTAAGTTCTCGCCGGCAAACTTGCCGGCGAGCTTGGAGGCATGTCTTGACATCAGAACACCACTCTGTCACTTTCAGTGCCGGCAAGTTTGCCGGCGGGTTCACCATGTCCCTTGCAGAGGTCAAAGCGATCGAGTTCTTCCCACCGGCAGGGCTGCCTGCGGGTGCGGCGAAGCTCGGCTTCCGCTTCGGCGACAAGGGCACCCACTCAAGTCGGACCCTCATGCTCACCGAGCTCGAGGCCGTCCTCGCTGCTGCTCCGGGCGCCGCCGACCGCGCCGCCTATGCGGCGGCCATCATCGAGGGCAACTGCCTTGAGAAGCCCACCGCTTCGACTCGCCGCCTGTCCAACCAGCGCCTCGGCGAACTCTACGCGCTCGATCCCTTCGTCGTCGTGTTCCGCGTGCTGCGTGGGCTCTGGGACGTAGACCCGAATGCGCGCCCGCTCCTCGCCATGCTCGCCGCACTCGCGCGCGATCCGCTCTTCATGGCGTCGGCCGGCCCGGTCCTCTCGCAGCACGCCGGCATCGAGATCCAGCGAGCACCCATTCGCGAGGCGCTTCGCAAGCTGGTCGGCGAGCGCATGAACGACGACACGCTCGACAAGGTCGTGCGCAACGTCTCCAGCTCCTGGACGCAGACCGGCCACCTCACCGGCCGCACCTTCAAGCACCGCCAGTGCGTGAGCGCGCCGCCCACGGCGGTCGCCTTCGCGCTGTGGCTCGGCAACGCCGCTGGCTTCCGCGGCGAGGAACTCCTCACCACGGGGTGGATCGCAGCGCTCGACTGCACGGCCACCTCTGCTCGTACGCTGGCGCTCGAAGCCAAGCGCATCGGGCTCATCGACCTGCGCACCGCAGGGGACGTCGTCGAGTTCGGGCTCGACCGGCTCGACCCAGGACTCGGGAGGAAGTGACCGCATGGCGCGACTCGAAGACCTCGCAGATCTCTACGGCCAGCACATCGCAACGCCCTGGCAGCGCACCGTCGCGGGGGCGCAGCGGGTGGTCATGGTGGCCTACGACAAAGAGCTCGAGCGGGTGCTCCGAGCTCGCAAGGGCGAGTTCGAGACGCGCACCAAGGCCGCCGGCCACGACTGGCACGAGGTCGACCTCACCAACGCCTTCGCCTCATGGCTCGCCGCTGACGAGTACCGCGACGCGTACTTCGAGTCGCCCGACGACCTGCAGTTGAAGCTCACCGGCGAGTTCCCCGAGTACGTCGCCGGCCGCATTCGCGCGGTGCTCACGTCGCCCGACGTGACCGAGACCTCCGTCGTCGCAGTGTTCGGCGCGGGCTCGCTCTACGGCTTCACCCATGTCTCCGAGGTGCTGAAGGGCGTCGAGCGCGACGTGCGTGGGCGCCTCGTCGTGTTCTTCCCTGGCACGCTCGAGCAGAACAACTACCGGCTGCTCGATGCTCGTGACGGCTGGAACTACATGGCGGTCCCGATCTCTATCCACAGCGCCGGCGGTGCAGCATGAAAATCAAAGACGTCCTTCAGCGAGACCCTTCCACCCATCCGCTAGTCAACCAGGGCCAGGCGCGCATCGCCGACAAGTCGAACGAGAAGGTGTTCGAGGAGCTGCGTGGCGAGCTCTCCACCTTCGTGTGCGAGGGCCAGTACGCCGAAGGCATCATCAAGATCCTGAAGTCGTTCCTCGCGAACCTCACGTCGACGAGCCAGAAGGCCGCGTGGGTCAGCGGGTTCTTCGGCAGCGGCAAGTCTCACCTGCTGAAGATGGCCTGCCACCTCTGGCAGGACACCAAGTTCCCCGACGGCGCCACGGCGCGCAGCCTCGTGCCGTCGATGCCGGACGAGCTGCGTGAGCTGCTCCGCGAGCTCGACACCGCGGGCAAGCGCGCGGGCGGTCTGCTCGCGGCGGCCGGCGCCCTCCCGAGCGGCACTACCGATCACGTTCGCCTGACGATCCTCGCGGTGCTCCTGCGCGGCGTCGGCCTGCCCGACCAGTACCCGCAGGCGCAGTTCTGCCTGTGGCTCCACGACCAGGGCTGGTTCGACAAGGTGAAGGGCGCTGTCGAAGGCGCGGGGAAGCAGTGGCCGTCCGAGCTGAACAACCTCTACGTCAGCAAGCACATCGCCAACGCGCTTCTCACGTGCGACCCGGGCTTCGCGTCCACCGAGGCAGAGGCGCGCAACACGTTGAAGGCGCAGTTCCCGCCGCGTAGCACCGACATCACGACCGAGGAGTTCCTCACCGCCATCAAGCGCGTGCTGAAGCTCGTCGGCCGGGACGGACGTACGCCCTGCACGCTGCTCGTCCTCGACGAGGTACAGCAGTACATCGGCGATTCCAACGACCGCTCCACCCTCGTCACCGAGGTCACCGAAGCGCTTTCGAAGCAGCTCGATAGCCACGTGCTCGTCGTCGCCTCGGGCCAGAGCGCGCTCACCGCAACGCCTAAGCTGCAGAAGCTGACCGACCGCTACACCATCCGCGTCCAGCTCTCCGACCAGGACGTCGAGGCCGTCATTCGCAAGGTGCTCTTGCAGAAGAAGGCCGCATCGATCTCGACGGTGAAG
This genomic interval carries:
- a CDS encoding BREX protein BrxB domain-containing protein, translated to MARLEDLADLYGQHIATPWQRTVAGAQRVVMVAYDKELERVLRARKGEFETRTKAAGHDWHEVDLTNAFASWLAADEYRDAYFESPDDLQLKLTGEFPEYVAGRIRAVLTSPDVTETSVVAVFGAGSLYGFTHVSEVLKGVERDVRGRLVVFFPGTLEQNNYRLLDARDGWNYMAVPISIHSAGGAA